A window from Chloroflexota bacterium encodes these proteins:
- a CDS encoding HAMP domain-containing histidine kinase → MPIRRSTDASWLRAVRRLAQGPAGLRARLTVAFGSLTLIAVVVFAITIAGTIERLLVNRLAQDLVTQAGLIAGQVAEDLANGDQRTVARAMVLIDDETTARGLVVDHLGRLVGATEIEQREGVGRRNDEVGLAAALAGQSVSVVLPRSGPESEVLYVALPIVWQERVVGAIRLAYTLSDIENTIRQVNVGIGIGAVATVAIAAALSAGLASAVTTPIRALSLATRGLAAGELDQKIEMETRGELGELVQTFNQTAARLHEYEIARREFASDVSHELHALASAMQTAATALQLGADGRPKLRERLVAGLVGHTQRLGRLADDLLELARLEGGRLEIERATVDLASVAEQAVAEWAGDASHRKIALEIDLRGSTTLQGDHARLVQAAGNLVENALKHTPGGGTVGVRVWSEGPTHHLAVQDTGQGIPAEDLPFIFHRFYRVEGRSAGGPNGMGLGLAIVERIVRAHDGSVSVSSECGAGSTFHIALPASIRPRQS, encoded by the coding sequence TTGCCAATCCGGAGATCGACTGACGCCTCCTGGCTGCGTGCAGTTCGCAGACTCGCCCAGGGGCCGGCGGGACTCCGCGCTCGCCTGACCGTTGCCTTCGGCAGCCTGACCCTCATCGCCGTGGTCGTCTTCGCCATTACCATCGCCGGCACCATCGAGCGTCTGCTGGTGAACCGGCTGGCGCAGGATCTGGTGACCCAGGCCGGCCTGATCGCCGGGCAGGTAGCCGAGGACCTGGCGAACGGCGACCAGCGAACCGTCGCGCGGGCGATGGTCCTGATCGACGACGAGACGACGGCGCGCGGCCTCGTGGTCGATCACCTTGGGCGGCTCGTCGGGGCCACCGAGATCGAGCAGCGCGAGGGTGTCGGGCGTCGCAACGACGAGGTCGGGCTGGCGGCGGCCCTGGCAGGCCAGTCCGTGAGCGTTGTGCTGCCCCGGTCAGGCCCCGAAAGCGAGGTGCTGTACGTGGCCCTGCCCATCGTCTGGCAGGAGCGCGTCGTCGGCGCCATTCGGCTCGCCTACACGCTCAGCGACATCGAGAACACGATCCGTCAGGTCAACGTCGGCATCGGCATCGGCGCGGTCGCCACTGTGGCCATCGCGGCGGCGCTCTCGGCGGGGCTGGCCAGCGCCGTGACGACACCGATCCGCGCGCTGAGTCTGGCGACGCGCGGGCTTGCAGCTGGCGAGCTCGATCAGAAGATCGAGATGGAGACGCGCGGGGAGTTGGGCGAGCTGGTGCAGACGTTCAACCAGACGGCGGCCCGCCTCCACGAGTACGAGATCGCGCGGCGGGAATTCGCGTCGGACGTATCACACGAACTGCACGCCCTGGCCAGCGCCATGCAGACTGCCGCGACAGCGCTGCAGCTGGGTGCCGACGGGCGTCCCAAGCTACGCGAGCGGCTGGTGGCCGGGCTCGTCGGCCACACGCAGCGGCTCGGACGCCTCGCGGACGACTTGCTGGAGTTGGCACGGCTCGAGGGCGGCCGGCTCGAGATCGAACGCGCCACCGTGGATCTGGCGAGCGTGGCCGAGCAGGCTGTCGCTGAGTGGGCAGGCGATGCATCGCATCGGAAGATCGCCCTGGAGATCGACCTGCGCGGCAGCACCACGCTCCAGGGCGATCATGCGCGGCTGGTGCAGGCGGCCGGGAACCTCGTCGAGAACGCCTTGAAGCACACCCCGGGTGGCGGAACGGTTGGCGTGCGGGTATGGTCGGAGGGTCCAACCCACCACCTCGCGGTGCAGGACACCGGCCAGGGTATTCCCGCCGAAGACCTGCCGTTCATCTTTCACCGCTTCTATCGCGTTGAGGGACGCTCCGCGGGCGGGCCAAATGGGATGGGGCTCGGACTGGCCATCGTCGAGCGGATCGTGCGGGCGCACGACGGCTCGGTCAGCGTCTCCAGCGAATGCGGCGCTGGCAGCACGTTTCACATCGCGTTACCGGCCAGCATTCGGCCACGCCAGAGCTAG
- a CDS encoding response regulator transcription factor, protein MDRKLLLVDDDLLMTDSLGFLLHQEGYQVSVAGSGAEALESARVTSPDLVLLDVGLPDLNGIEVCRRLRAFWNGPVIVLTARRQEADKVIGLDAGADDYVTKPFSSSELLARIRANLRRQQQPAGGPTALGELSVGELVINRDSRTVTMSGRRVHLSAREYDLLLLLAERTGMALPRQYLFETIWGPKFYGDERALDVYIRALRKKIEPDPDRPTYILTVRGVGYRLANPEID, encoded by the coding sequence ATGGATAGAAAGCTGCTTCTCGTCGACGACGACCTGCTGATGACCGACTCGCTCGGGTTCCTGCTACACCAGGAGGGCTATCAGGTCAGCGTGGCGGGCAGCGGCGCGGAAGCCCTGGAGTCGGCGCGCGTCACGTCTCCCGACCTGGTCCTGCTCGACGTGGGGCTGCCAGATTTGAACGGCATCGAAGTGTGCCGACGCCTGCGAGCCTTCTGGAACGGGCCGGTCATCGTGCTCACGGCGCGCCGCCAGGAGGCCGACAAGGTCATCGGGCTCGATGCCGGCGCGGACGACTACGTCACCAAGCCCTTCTCGTCCAGCGAGCTGCTGGCGCGGATCCGCGCCAACTTGCGCCGCCAGCAGCAGCCGGCCGGCGGTCCAACTGCCCTCGGAGAGCTGTCCGTTGGAGAGTTGGTGATCAATCGCGATAGCCGGACCGTCACCATGTCGGGCCGCCGTGTCCACCTCTCGGCCCGCGAGTACGACCTGCTACTCTTGCTTGCGGAGCGAACCGGCATGGCGCTGCCCCGTCAGTACCTGTTCGAGACCATCTGGGGACCGAAGTTCTATGGCGACGAGCGGGCGTTGGACGTCTACATTCGAGCGCTTCGCAAGAAGATCGAGCCCGACCCAGACCGACCAACCTACATCCTCACGGTACGAGGAGTCGGCTACCGGCTTGCCAATCCGGAGATCGACTGA
- a CDS encoding Gfo/Idh/MocA family oxidoreductase, with protein MAGDGRTVGVAIWGAGWVAGGHLKAFLAHSDAEIVAVGSRREESCRALLAPFGLHVPIFTDYQRLLDHPGVDAVILCTPNHLHADETIRAAQAGKHLLVEKPVALTLEDLHAAQDAVRKAGIVTVAGFVVRWTPLIVTLKHLREQGDFGEIFMANAAYWSWRSARPAFQKHTETAVGPWLVGGCHAIDAIRYVTGLEVTEVSGFAAPVGQEYGYDYPCAQVAAVQWSNGATGTFTTTVVGHTPYQFDLDIVGTRGTARNKKLYLDRLPGDSEFFELPVQGQDSSDVIHHTFGGEIDHFVRCVLTGERSHIDFDDAVRTHEIALAIEQSVRERRPVRLPLRA; from the coding sequence ATGGCTGGTGATGGGCGAACGGTCGGGGTGGCGATCTGGGGAGCGGGCTGGGTCGCTGGCGGCCACCTGAAGGCGTTCCTCGCGCATTCCGATGCCGAGATCGTGGCCGTGGGCAGCCGCCGCGAGGAGAGCTGCCGCGCCCTGCTGGCGCCATTCGGCCTGCACGTCCCGATCTTCACGGACTATCAGCGTCTGCTGGACCATCCAGGCGTTGATGCCGTCATCCTCTGCACGCCCAACCACCTCCATGCCGACGAAACGATCAGAGCGGCCCAGGCTGGCAAGCACCTGCTCGTCGAGAAGCCCGTTGCGCTGACCCTGGAAGACCTGCACGCCGCCCAGGATGCCGTCCGCAAGGCTGGCATCGTCACGGTGGCCGGCTTTGTCGTGCGCTGGACGCCGCTGATCGTCACGCTCAAGCACCTGCGCGAGCAGGGCGACTTTGGCGAGATCTTCATGGCGAACGCCGCCTACTGGTCGTGGCGGTCGGCGCGGCCCGCGTTCCAGAAGCACACCGAGACAGCGGTGGGGCCGTGGCTGGTGGGTGGGTGCCACGCCATCGACGCGATCCGGTACGTGACCGGCCTCGAAGTGACGGAGGTGTCCGGGTTCGCCGCCCCGGTCGGGCAGGAGTACGGCTACGACTATCCGTGCGCTCAGGTTGCAGCCGTTCAGTGGAGCAACGGCGCGACGGGCACGTTCACCACGACAGTGGTCGGCCACACGCCGTACCAGTTCGACCTCGACATCGTCGGCACCAGGGGGACCGCCCGCAACAAGAAGCTCTATCTCGACCGGCTGCCCGGCGACTCGGAGTTCTTCGAGCTACCGGTGCAGGGGCAGGACAGCTCGGACGTGATTCACCACACCTTCGGCGGTGAGATCGACCACTTCGTGCGCTGCGTGCTGACCGGCGAGCGCTCGCACATCGACTTTGACGACGCAGTGCGTACCCATGAGATCGCGCTCGCCATCGAGCAGTCCGTGCGCGAGCGTCGCCCAGTGCGGCTGCCGCTTCGGGCGTAG
- a CDS encoding AAA family ATPase, translated as MAHEDASPDAAPQDHAPAETSPAGSPSAGLGRITRVRLKNYKSIVSCDVELQPLTILVGPNGSGKSNFLDALAFVSEALTLGLDQAIRNRGNLDRILSAARPPGEDSFSIELHFQLSSGELGQYRFEVVAESDGGPRVRRERLELRRTHLEVMPYWELDRDHHSALWTSGEIYGLKRIPIDGLFLVILASLDAPRPSFDLLSSMEFYNPLPDQMRAPVEQSAEPHLLPDGRNLASMLRRMQTADPDQVWGITQYMKRVLPGLEEIRSTAFQGFDYLSFSVQSGDDGSTTESVASQMSDGTLRGLAVLVALFQGRMGGKSGTSLVGLEEPENNLHPATGGAFADALADASHDGQVLVTTHSAALLDGEDIAPTSVLVVAAENGKTRIGPIDEVSRSILREHLLTVGELLEQGQLFPEPTADGEAAGTSTSDPVPVGR; from the coding sequence CTGGGCCGCATCACGCGGGTCCGTCTCAAGAACTACAAGAGCATCGTCTCGTGCGATGTCGAGTTGCAGCCGCTCACGATCCTCGTGGGTCCGAACGGCTCCGGCAAGAGCAACTTCCTGGACGCCCTGGCCTTCGTGTCTGAAGCGCTGACGCTCGGCCTGGATCAGGCGATCCGGAATCGCGGCAACCTCGACCGTATCCTGTCAGCCGCCCGCCCCCCGGGTGAGGATAGCTTCTCTATCGAACTACATTTCCAACTGAGTAGTGGTGAGCTTGGGCAGTACCGTTTCGAAGTTGTGGCCGAGTCCGATGGCGGCCCGAGGGTTCGCAGAGAGCGCCTGGAGTTGCGACGCACACACTTGGAAGTCATGCCCTACTGGGAGCTAGATCGAGATCATCACTCTGCGTTGTGGACATCGGGCGAAATCTACGGGCTGAAGAGGATTCCGATTGACGGACTGTTTCTCGTCATTCTTGCGAGTCTAGACGCGCCTCGCCCCTCATTCGATCTGCTCAGCAGCATGGAGTTCTACAACCCCCTGCCAGATCAGATGCGCGCACCGGTCGAGCAGAGCGCCGAGCCGCATCTCCTACCGGACGGCCGCAACCTCGCGAGTATGCTGCGGCGGATGCAAACTGCCGACCCTGACCAGGTCTGGGGTATTACCCAGTACATGAAGCGCGTGTTGCCCGGGCTTGAGGAGATCAGGTCCACGGCGTTCCAGGGCTTTGACTACCTGTCATTCAGCGTGCAGTCGGGCGACGATGGCTCGACAACCGAATCTGTCGCATCGCAGATGTCTGACGGAACGTTGCGTGGGCTCGCCGTCCTGGTGGCATTGTTCCAGGGGCGTATGGGCGGCAAGTCGGGAACCTCGTTGGTGGGCCTTGAGGAGCCGGAGAACAACCTGCATCCGGCCACTGGTGGAGCTTTCGCTGACGCGCTGGCTGATGCCAGCCACGACGGGCAGGTACTCGTCACCACGCACAGCGCCGCCCTCCTTGATGGTGAGGATATTGCTCCAACGAGCGTACTCGTGGTAGCGGCGGAGAATGGCAAGACTCGGATTGGCCCAATCGATGAAGTGAGCCGGTCGATTCTCCGCGAACATCTCCTCACTGTGGGAGAATTGCTAGAGCAAGGCCAGCTTTTCCCCGAGCCAACAGCAGACGGGGAGGCTGCTGGGACATCCACGAGTGATCCGGTGCCTGTTGGTAGATAG
- a CDS encoding Rpn family recombination-promoting nuclease/putative transposase, whose protein sequence is MQASRGPRPFDVATRQLIDRDPAAWLTWIGLPVDGPVVPLDSEVSTVLAEVDKVLQVGGPHPWLAHLELQTSHDPRLPLRLLEYHALLLHRHEQPVASAVVLLRPQADGPEMTGELLRADPVGELSIRFRYRVLRLWQRPVAEILSGGLGVLPLAPLAAVDLDALPSVIIQMSERIDREASPDVAGNLWAATLLLLGLRYDDRTAGQILRGVRQMRESTTYQAILREGREEGQRLGEELGRAREARRTLLRQGARRFGEPSTDIVSAIENIADLDRLETLLLDLLTAESWSDLLG, encoded by the coding sequence GTGCAAGCATCGCGCGGCCCCCGTCCATTCGACGTTGCCACGCGGCAGTTGATCGACCGCGATCCTGCTGCGTGGCTTACCTGGATCGGCCTGCCGGTTGACGGCCCCGTCGTCCCGCTCGACTCCGAAGTTTCGACCGTGCTGGCGGAGGTCGATAAGGTCTTGCAGGTGGGCGGTCCACATCCCTGGCTGGCCCACCTTGAGCTTCAGACCAGCCACGATCCGCGCCTGCCACTCAGGCTGCTCGAGTATCATGCGCTGCTGCTCCATCGCCACGAGCAGCCTGTCGCTTCAGCGGTTGTGCTGCTGCGGCCCCAGGCAGACGGTCCCGAGATGACGGGCGAGCTCCTTCGCGCGGACCCGGTCGGTGAGTTGTCGATCCGCTTCCGGTATCGAGTGCTGCGGCTCTGGCAGCGTCCGGTAGCCGAGATCCTGTCTGGCGGACTGGGCGTCCTCCCGCTCGCCCCGCTTGCAGCCGTCGATCTCGACGCGCTGCCGTCGGTCATCATACAGATGTCCGAGCGCATTGACCGCGAGGCATCGCCCGACGTGGCTGGGAACCTCTGGGCGGCGACGCTGCTGCTCCTGGGGCTGCGATATGATGACCGTACAGCGGGTCAGATCTTGCGCGGGGTGAGACAGATGCGCGAATCGACAACGTACCAGGCGATCCTACGCGAGGGCCGTGAGGAGGGCCAACGCCTTGGCGAGGAGCTCGGCCGGGCACGGGAAGCTCGCCGGACGCTGCTTCGCCAGGGCGCACGTCGCTTCGGCGAGCCCAGCACAGATATCGTGTCTGCCATCGAGAACATCGCAGACCTCGACCGACTTGAGACGCTCCTCCTCGACCTGCTGACTGCGGAGAGCTGGAGCGATCTCCTCGGCTAG
- a CDS encoding CoA-binding protein encodes MTAQQHAAPPTVDPRFQDPRVIRKIYGYAKTIAMVGLSPNRLRPSFFVGQYLQYRGYRVIPVNPTAPEILGEKSYASLSEIPFPVDVVDVFRAPSAAPGIAEEAVKIGAKALWLQFGVISPEAAEKAAAAGLDVVMDRCLKIEHGRYFGEMHWFGLNTGQVSSRRPERIRVGE; translated from the coding sequence ATGACCGCGCAGCAGCACGCCGCCCCCCCGACCGTCGATCCACGATTCCAGGATCCGCGCGTTATCCGCAAGATCTACGGCTACGCGAAGACCATCGCGATGGTCGGCCTCTCGCCGAACCGGCTGCGTCCGAGCTTCTTCGTCGGGCAGTACCTCCAGTACCGGGGGTATCGGGTCATCCCCGTCAACCCGACCGCCCCCGAGATCCTGGGGGAGAAGTCGTACGCCTCGCTCTCGGAGATCCCGTTCCCCGTCGATGTCGTGGACGTGTTCCGCGCGCCGTCCGCCGCGCCTGGCATCGCCGAGGAGGCCGTCAAGATCGGGGCGAAGGCGCTCTGGCTGCAGTTCGGGGTGATCTCGCCCGAAGCCGCCGAGAAGGCCGCGGCAGCTGGCCTCGACGTCGTGATGGACCGCTGCTTGAAGATCGAGCACGGGCGCTACTTCGGCGAGATGCACTGGTTCGGACTGAACACCGGACAAGTCAGCTCGCGCCGGCCGGAGCGCATCCGCGTCGGCGAGTGA
- a CDS encoding DUF4276 family protein codes for MEIACIVEDDREFAALPTLIQRIIASESPGSFVQVAARLRWPRSRLVTRPYLERAVRIAAERATSAGAILVLLDADDDCPATLGPQLLDWATTARHDMHGRIAVVLANREYESWFLASADLLHGPDGLRAGIRVPGDSESRRGAKEWLSQNMIRGERYRPTTHQRVLSQRIGIRETRQRSDSFDKLCREIQRLVEAIRMLEP; via the coding sequence GTGGAAATCGCGTGCATCGTTGAGGATGACCGCGAGTTTGCCGCGCTTCCAACGCTTATTCAGCGGATCATCGCGAGTGAATCGCCGGGATCATTCGTACAGGTGGCCGCGCGGCTTCGTTGGCCGCGAAGTAGACTGGTCACGAGGCCGTATCTGGAACGTGCAGTCCGTATTGCAGCCGAACGGGCAACTTCCGCGGGCGCAATTCTCGTCTTGTTGGACGCCGATGATGATTGCCCCGCGACTCTCGGACCACAGTTGTTGGACTGGGCGACTACGGCAAGGCATGACATGCATGGGCGTATCGCCGTCGTGCTCGCCAACCGAGAGTACGAGTCATGGTTCCTCGCGTCTGCTGACCTCCTTCATGGTCCCGATGGGTTGCGGGCCGGCATTCGTGTCCCAGGCGATTCGGAGTCTCGACGTGGTGCCAAAGAGTGGCTTTCGCAGAACATGATCCGGGGAGAACGCTACCGTCCCACTACCCATCAGCGGGTGCTCAGTCAGCGAATCGGCATACGGGAGACCCGTCAGCGGTCAGACTCGTTCGACAAGCTGTGTCGTGAGATCCAACGCCTCGTCGAAGCCATCCGAATGCTGGAACCTTGA
- a CDS encoding O-acetylhomoserine aminocarboxypropyltransferase/cysteine synthase, whose protein sequence is MSDHRPDQHRPAGQNGVQAQHGTHGSAPVGPRQFGFDTRAVHAGQRPDPYTGARAMPIYQTTSFVFESPDHAANLFELQEYGNIYSRIMNPTVAAFEERVASLEGGAGAVAASSGQAAQFMSLMTMLVPGDHIVAARTLYGGTFTQFEHTFRKMSVDVTFVDPDDPSNFKKALTPRTKLLYGETIGNPSANVFDIEAIAEIAHGHDVPLVIDNTFASPYLCRPIEWGADVVLHSGTKFIGGHGTSIAGVIVESGRFNWSNGKFDTIALPSPAYHGLAFHETFGPYGYLMKVRCETLRDVGACLSPFNAFLLLLGLETLPLRMEKHCQNALAVAQMLDAHEAVSWVRYPGLTDNPYHTLSKKYVPNGAGAVFTFGIAGGRAAGKAFIEKLELVSHLANVGDAKTLVIHPASTTHQQMSDADLTAAGIGPEMIRISVGLESIEDILWDLDQALRAAQDVAKQAQAAGAAR, encoded by the coding sequence ATGTCCGATCACAGGCCAGACCAGCACCGCCCGGCCGGCCAGAACGGCGTACAGGCACAACACGGTACACACGGCAGCGCGCCCGTCGGCCCGCGCCAGTTCGGCTTCGATACCCGCGCCGTCCACGCCGGCCAGCGCCCGGACCCGTACACCGGCGCCCGCGCCATGCCGATCTACCAGACCACCTCGTTCGTCTTCGAGAGCCCCGATCACGCCGCCAACCTGTTCGAATTGCAGGAGTACGGCAACATCTACTCCCGCATCATGAACCCCACGGTCGCCGCGTTCGAGGAGCGCGTGGCGTCGCTGGAGGGCGGGGCAGGGGCCGTCGCGGCATCCTCAGGGCAGGCCGCCCAGTTCATGAGCCTGATGACGATGCTCGTGCCCGGCGACCATATCGTCGCGGCGCGGACGCTCTACGGCGGCACCTTCACCCAGTTCGAGCACACCTTCCGCAAGATGAGTGTCGACGTGACGTTCGTCGATCCCGACGATCCGTCGAACTTCAAGAAGGCCCTCACGCCGAGGACGAAGCTGCTCTACGGCGAGACCATCGGTAACCCGAGCGCCAACGTCTTCGACATCGAGGCCATCGCCGAGATCGCGCACGGGCACGACGTGCCGCTGGTCATCGACAACACCTTCGCCTCGCCGTACCTCTGCCGGCCCATCGAGTGGGGCGCGGACGTGGTGCTCCACTCCGGCACCAAGTTCATCGGCGGGCACGGCACGTCCATCGCCGGCGTGATCGTCGAGTCGGGCCGCTTCAACTGGTCGAACGGCAAGTTCGACACCATCGCGCTGCCCTCGCCGGCCTACCACGGCCTCGCCTTCCACGAGACGTTCGGCCCCTACGGCTACCTGATGAAGGTCCGCTGCGAGACCCTCCGCGACGTCGGCGCCTGCCTCTCGCCGTTCAACGCCTTCCTGCTGCTGCTCGGGCTGGAGACGCTGCCGCTCCGGATGGAGAAGCACTGCCAGAACGCCCTGGCCGTCGCCCAGATGCTCGACGCCCACGAGGCCGTCTCCTGGGTCCGCTATCCCGGCCTGACCGACAACCCGTACCACACCCTCTCGAAGAAGTACGTGCCGAATGGGGCAGGCGCTGTCTTCACGTTCGGGATCGCCGGCGGGCGCGCGGCCGGCAAGGCGTTCATCGAGAAGCTGGAGCTGGTCTCGCATCTCGCGAACGTCGGCGATGCCAAGACCCTGGTCATCCACCCGGCCAGCACCACGCACCAGCAGATGAGCGACGCCGACCTCACGGCGGCCGGGATCGGCCCGGAGATGATCCGGATCTCGGTCGGGCTGGAGTCCATCGAGGACATCCTCTGGGATCTCGACCAGGCCCTGCGCGCCGCCCAGGACGTGGCGAAGCAGGCCCAGGCAGCCGGGGCCGCCCGATGA